The DNA sequence TTTAGTACAACGCAAGCAGGCTTGAGCATCAAAGAAATATTGATATCCTTGTTTTTATTACTAACAGCACCAATTAGTGGCTATATGATGATTAAATCGGCCATTCACCATAAGTTAGAGAGTATTGATAGAACCACAGGTAAAGATAATATTGAGGATGATGTGTAAATTCTTTTGGCAAACTTACTTTGTTTTACTAAATTCAAAAATATACCAAGTTAGCAAAATTTAATTGTGTTTAACTGAAAATTGGCGATGTAACTATCGCCAATTTTCGTTAAAATAGTGCAAATATTCATGAAGCAGTCTTGCCTGCGCTTACCTGTTATTAACTTGGTTATTTTTAAACTACAATGCAGCATAACTATCAGGATTTAATCCAGCTTTTTAATCAAACCTTTAAAGAAACGTATAATACCGTTTTAGTAAAAGGTGGCGATGAGCCTATCTATTTACCTGCCAATAAAGATTGCCCATTTAACCAAGTTATTTTTGCTCAT is a window from the Litorilituus sediminis genome containing:
- a CDS encoding Na+/H+ antiporter subunit G; the protein is MTEWIISILLLIGGCFVLVGSIGLVKMPDFFMRLHGPTKATTLGMASLLTASMIFFSTTQAGLSIKEILISLFLLLTAPISGYMMIKSAIHHKLESIDRTTGKDNIEDDV